GAAAGAACAAGGAAAGGAAACCAGCATCGAACAAACCCCGTCTCATTGTGACAGGACTTCCCCGGTCCTATGAGGAACAGGACGTCCTTTTTTGTGTTGGAGCCTCATGACCGGGCAGCTTGAGGAGCAATGCCAGTGGCATCCCTTTTCTGTTCTTCGTTAGACGTCTCAGATGTAACCTCTTTCAAATCTACTGATTACGCTTCAACATTAGCCTCAAAAAAACCTAAACTATTAAGAAACGAGATCAGAAGAGACCTCTTGGCCAAGTGTAGCCGGTAGTCTGTGTGGTTTTGGGTTTGATGTACAGTGAGAATCTTCTTTTAGCAGCAATACGTGATCTCAGAGAGGCATCAGTCTGGAGGTATGTGAGGTGATCAATGTGTCATGCTCAGTGTGAAGGTCTTTTCATCCGAACATGTCCTGGGATGCATAGGTTATGTAGAGGAAGCCATCGGGGTCTCTGAACTGAGAGTAAACTTCTCCCATGCTGGCTGACAAACAGGACATGTTCTTTCCTGAGATCAGCAGGTACAGAGCTTGAGATGCCTCTAGCGCGATCTTAcctctgaaagagaaagagcaagaTGGGAAAATGGTATTAGTGAAAATAATTGCTTGAAAGAGTCTGAAACTTCAGGCAGTGCTTCATACAGAGATTAATGCAACGTGGCACAGCAGCGCTGACCTGATTCAATGTTCatataacacacattcacagtgACTCCAGAAAACAGGCCATGACTCATTTTGAGCTTCAAAATCTgacacatacagagagagagagagagagagagtacttACCTGAGCAAACTGAGGAACTGCCCTAATGTCAGCTCATGTGGCACAAGAAACTTGGTTTTGTCCAGTAGAGGAAGCTTTTTCTCCCGGAGATATCGCTCCACAATTacctaaaatacaaaattataggcatttatactttaaattatacttttataatactcctataatattaaaaaggtatCTTACTGGTAATTTGTTGGGGAACTTAGATCGAATTGTGCAGACTTCATCTTTTCTTGTTGCTGCATTAGAGGAACAAATATTATTCACTTGCTAAAAATGGAACgctgttttacataaaacagtGCAGACACAACTTTTTATCACATTGTCACGTCATTGTTTTGAGAACTGAAACCATTATAAAAGATGAGTTAAAAAGAAGTAGCCTGCATAAGAGGCTAAATAGTAACATCAGATACTACATAAAACCTGTATCTTTGAAAAAtgagcatgcatttttaaaacataaaataattttttaatcagCCTCTATTTAATGGATTTATTATTTTCCCAGACAAAACGTATGTAAAATGCAAGAGTTGAGTTTTAATGTCATGACCTACCGAGGCACTTCCTTTGCTTGAAAGGCGTTATTTCCATGGATTTCTCGTAGGGAGGCATTCTGTCTGGAGTTTGGCGAGGGTGAGGTAGGAGGAGGCCTGTCCCGCGGGTGGAGGTCGTCTCAAATGCCTGTCTTCAGCTCGCTGGGCTCGGCCCTTATaggactctgtgtgtgtgtgtgtgtgtgtgtgtgtgtgtgtgtgtgtgtgtgtgtgtgtgtgtgtgtgtgtgtgtgtgtgtgtgtgcgtgtgtgtttagggGGAGGACAGTCTGAGGTGTGAAAAGCCGAGAAGTGCTTGCGCGTAATTAAAGGCCTTGCGGTGATATTAGGATACGAACCGTTACATAAGCTCTTCGAAACCTCTTCAGAGCCTCTCTCGTCCTCGCGCTCCATCAATAATGAAGCGTCGTAGTAAATGAGCAAAACATTCACAGTCACCGGCGATTTGAAGTtcagctctgtgtttttttttttctaaagtgaGTGCCATGACAGCTTAATTGCGAATCGTGACATGCGTTTGCGTAACACCTAAACAACAGACGTGATAGACGTGAGAAACCGAGCTCCCTAAAACAAGCGAGGGACTATATATTCAAGCGGTTTGTTTCAGGCTATGCCACAGGCGTGAAGcgttttaaatgcattctttgCATTGAAAATCAGATGAAATCACAGAAACGTAATTAGTCGTGTATGTACAGGCATCCATACCTAACTAAAGGGCTATCTTAGTAGCAGCTATGGAGTTTTGTCCTCTATAGAGGACTTTATATGTGATTTCCTTGAGATGTTTTTAAGTGTGGATGGCTTGTACAGCGTCAGGGCTTTTCAGAGACATCAAGTGATTGGATGTTTCACCTTGACCACACCCTCTCCTTGGTCTTTAAATGGCTGACATTAATttgatttagtcattttattattattattattatttttgtgaaacatgGAAATATAACAACAGTTAGACATTAgactttaattaatattaatgaattaattggactatttttcaaattgtttataataaattaacatctcaggaaaatgtttTGGGTTATCTGTACACACCTGTTATGAAACAGGACATCGATTTCATATCCACTGTAGAGGACAACAGCATGTGTATTACACTTTTGGGAGACACaacaaattaacagaaaaaaatacatcagtttttctattaaatattagatattattatgaaaatccTGCAAATTATTACTCCTATTATTGCACATCGTTCAATCTATGTTGacccaaaaacacattcatataaaaattaGACACCGTTTatagatacataataaaaaatgttatagatacataatcaaaaatatttaaaatatcttttataacAGAAAGAATTATCTTTATATAAAGTTTGgtttaaacaatgaaaattgatttgtgattaaaacaaaaatcccaCAATTTTTGCCTTTTCATGTTTATTCAAAAACAGGACTTTTTTCCAGGGCCCATGttcacaaaacatcttaatcTAAAAGTAGCTTCTAACTTGCTGATTTAGGTCAAAATCGTAAACATTTTGGGCGAGCCAGTTCTGAATTTAGGACTCCTGGTTTTTTGCTCTAATAGTATTTATCTAATAGTAAGTGTTTTAGCGCTAAAACTAGCTTCTAAATCTGTAAAATGTTAGGAGTAGTGACGAGGACTAAGACTAACTCACAACTATCCTAAAACGGCTGATGCAATCTGCCAtggaatataaacatttatgaaacatttgATGATAttgagcttttaaaaatgtatcacctTTAGGGTTTGGAGGTTATTCCAACTCCAAATTTTCAGttgaaaattagaaaaaaaaaatcccaggtAAAAAACAAGCACACTTCCATgatgtaattaaagtgctctatttttgcacaataatattgtacttaatatactaaaaaaattattttgtacttcttaagataaactttTTAAGATAATCATTTAAGTGTACTCAACTTTTGAGAGCCTGTGAATatgaatgcacttttaacatactaccattgtttttaaaaattgtatttagttaccacttgtaaCACGCTTGAAACAATCTTTCAGGCAATAGTACACTCTGGTGTAACATAAGgggtaactaaatacatttttaaatacaggtagtatattaaatgtcatactaaaaatgtttttttttttactttaatatagtTAAAGTACAAAGTTAAAGCacttacattatttatatatatatatatatatatatatatatatatatatatatatatatatattatataaaaacttttttttattattatttttttttaggagaaGCATATATTCTTTCATACTATAGgctatactatatacatattttcttaGTTTTGTGAATCGCTTTTAAATGACCTtagcaaaaaactattttgtactattttatgCTATTTAGGAGAACTCTAAATAGTAAGGTAAAAAAATTGTCtactacatacacacacacacacacacacacacatatatatataggttacaaaaacacacatttggtTCTCgtaattttctaaaaatattttattttcctaagAATATCATACGGTTAGTTTTAAAAACGAAACATGGGCGAGTAAATGTTggcataatttaaatttttgagtgaactgtcctTCGTGTTTTTGCGATAGATGACCCCAAACACAATGAGGTTAGTATGTTGCAGACTGCATAACCATAGTGAAACAGAGCCCAAGCGCCTCTGAGTTTGGAACAAAAGCCAGTTTTCACTTACCCTAGGGCCCATCCTCACCGTGCTCCCATTCTCAATGAGGTCAAGCAGATACCAAATAAACTGTGTATATGCCTGATGGGTATTAGGCTTTATCAAACAATAACAAGGCCAAGATAGCAATAGGTTTTggcatttattcttttaaacaaaacgttttaaacatacatttacacatacattttactCACCGACTCAACAACATGAAACTCTTTAAAGcgcttaaatttaaatataccaTGACATTTTGAAAGCATATTGAAAAGTTACATGTGAATTTCGATCTGACTTGAATGTGCTCAATCAGGGTAATGCAAAATAGATTATGTAAGTGATCAAACAAACTATGTTTGTGGGAAAAgaggatttaaaaaatgaagtgaGAGAAAACGTCTAGATTTTGAGGTTTCACATTTAGTTGGATGGTTTCAGCAGGAAGTTTGCCTATGAATAGTCaagttagttttattttagagagTGATAAAAGAATTAAGAAAGAGCTGATATGCAGAAAATATTGTGCTATAGGCTTGCTTCATATAGGcctatttctgttttataaacaaattcaattaaatttatgacaaattaattttacatacaCGCTGAAACTagatgatgcatttattttcatctgatggtttatttataatttggTTTCATTATAAACTATATCCAACATGGATATGGAGTATCCAACCTATATTTGTCTGCTCTTCCTATATGATGGTGATTAAAGGATTACTGGAGAGCTCGTTTGGTGTAGGTTAGACAGGCAGATGCTGTCACCTGCTGGTTAGACGCAGTCTTGGTCGTTTGTGTCAACAGTGGACTTTCTCGTCGCCTAGCAGCCGATACGGGAACCTGCTATTTGACACCAACAAAACCAAGCGGATATTTGATCATTTGGAAAAGTACACAAAGTAGGGTAATGCAAGCCATAACAGCATATTCCATTCAATCACGACGTGGGTCATCTTTTTACTTAATGTGCTCATCGTTGAACGCGATATTTCTCTGGTAGCGGTTGCCGAAGGATTTAAGTGAACGAGTCCTTCCGTGAACTGATTCATTTTTGCCTCTTGAAAATATGCGCAAAAGAATCTTCCTAGTGAACGAATTCAAGGCTTGCCGTTAGATAGATGGGGtgaaagcaaaacacaaaaatctgcTCCACTGATTTTAAGTCTTTAAATTTGCTAAAAGAACACAATTCgagtttgtattaaatattagataacCTACCGCGCCACGCTACAGCCTCAATACAATACACAGCATTCCTCGTCTTAAAAAAACCTATTCAATTCTGTTCGAAAACTTCCCCGGCCAATCAGCAGCGAGCGTTCGCGTCTAGCTCCTCCCCATTCATACTCTTTTTCTTCACAGCGGTGAGCTGTGTGCAAGACTGTCGCATATGATTCAATCCAcatcttcttcatcatcatcatcatgaacCGAGTGATAGCTGACGTGACGGCTGTGGCGTCTCAAAATGGTTAGGTGGGAAAGGATTTTTCGGGGGTGCAGATTAGGACCTTAAAAGTATGCCTTTGTTGCGCGCGCCTCGGTGCGAAAGTTGAGTTGCGACCGCACTGCATTTTCGTGATACATTGTTACGGACTCTGAATTTTAAGCGTCGGCTCCGGTGTTTGCTCATGTCGCACGGCGCTCGTGCTGCATTGACAGTCGGTGCTCTGGCTAGAGGCGAACAGTGAGCCCTCCCGTTCACCGGCGACCACCGCGTCTGCCCCCGAACCGATTTTGCGCGCACAATGGCCGGTCGACGCGGTTGCGTGAATTCGCTATGGTCAGGGAGCGATCGGGTTCGTATCGGAGAGCGGCTGAAAGCCACCCTGGCCGGCATATTGGAGCTGGACCTTCTCAGAGGACGGCAGCTGGAGATGGTGGACGCGGTGCTGGACGTGAACGGAGCGCCCGCTCACCAGGGGGAAGGACTGGAGAGCGCCGCCGAGGATTGCGCCGCAACCTCCCGCAGGCAACAGGTCAGTGGGGACGTGGGAAATTCCGAAGGAACATAATGTTCCTCGTAATTGTAACTTTGATCTCCCCGCGCGAGGTGGAACCCCGCTGGTGGCACCTGCTAAACGTTTCGGCGACAGTGGTATCCAGCGGAGCTCGGGTTGCGTGACCTATACAGGACGCCGCTGTGTTTACATTTCAGAATTGTACACACCTTTTTCTTCAACGTGTCAAGGTTGAGTTGGAGTGCACAGCTATTTTGGGCCCCTGCGTACGATGCATTTTGATTGCGCCGATACAAAACGCATACTAGTGGAAATTATGTGGCGGGAGTGGAGCCGTGTCGTTTTTAAGTTTGCCTCTGGGAAAAAGAAGAATTAGATCTAATTTGTTCAATTACATATCAAAACGCCTGCTATCAAAAGCAGCTATTAGAAATTTGACTTATCAGAAAAAGATTCTTGCTTCGTGTTGGGGGGGTAAGCTGAATCCTTGCAACGTGACCATGTTAcatgaaaaatgtacataacCAGTTTACTAATATGTTATTCCAATGTGGCAATTTTGTAGATACCtgccatttttaatattcaaaatatttgattggaccaaaaaaaaaaaagtgttaatgtaatagtaatagttCCATGTTTTTCCCTAATTCAACATTATGGGGAAAATTAGCACACATTTTACGTGGTTTTGTACTCAGTTCATAGACTGGATATATTTGCTTTGATGAGGAATTAATTTCACCtgctatttataaaaaaaatgcaaaagagaaAACGTAAAGAAAGaccttttcaaaacatttttttcgtGTGCATTGCTCAGAAACAATGCTCTGTTTTGTAGACTTTGGCACAATCTACGCACTGGTACATCTTACCTATAGCAATACCTTTTTAATCTACACGTACTGTCTGTACGCTGCAGAGACTGTTCAGTAACAAAATGTCGATTCTTGTCACGGTGATTTGGCAGGGCTCTTGACCAGGTATGGAGGACTGATAACAGGTGCAGTTCAGGTGTGTGCTGGTGTaatgagagaaggagagaagtGTATGTGAGAGTTGACAATAGAAGCAccattgtgtgtttttagatAATGGACAGCGTACAAGTGAAGCCACAaatgtgaaatgcatttaatagtgGCAAGCAGCTCATCAATTATTTCTCATGTCCTTCATTTATTATAgggcatttatataattatccgGGATCGCCTAGATCAAAGTGATGCGATCAAGAAAATGTTCTTTcatggctttttaaaatcaattttgcaATTTCAAAAGGCTTTTAAAGGACACTTACAAGTAGCCATTCAGTCCAGCAAAATGTGCGCATGAGAAACAGCAATATGTATCATGAGACAAAAGTATTAGTCATCATCGGGGCAATGTTGTTGCCTCTCCACCTACGCGACTTCCATTTGCATAAACACCACATGGAGAAATGTTTCTGTTGTCGGCGTCACAGATATCACCTCTCCTCTGCTACCCgctgagggagagagagagaggatagagggaaatgaagagaaagatggagaacGGGGGTGTGCCATGCAGAGCAACTGATATGTTAACCCCTCGCTAGGATGGACTTCTGCGCAGTGGCTGAATGCAGCATCGGATTTCATAGctaatatgcatatttcattttactgaCATTGATTT
The genomic region above belongs to Puntigrus tetrazona isolate hp1 chromosome 14, ASM1883169v1, whole genome shotgun sequence and contains:
- the map1lc3cl gene encoding microtubule-associated proteins 1A/1B light chain 3C, whose amino-acid sequence is MPPYEKSMEITPFKQRKCLATRKDEVCTIRSKFPNKLPVIVERYLREKKLPLLDKTKFLVPHELTLGQFLSLLRGKIALEASQALYLLISGKNMSCLSASMGEVYSQFRDPDGFLYITYASQDMFG